The region cctcAAACAGTGCGACGGTCCATGCTCGCACGCAATGCTtgctgtagggctactacgaaactcaaacttcgtatcgtaccgtccctctcgctctcgtattaaataatataagtttcAGAGGGACCGCTTCGAgcagggctttaaataccgttaaaaagtggtaacgttaccaactgtcaaaccgatttaacgttaaatgataattaacgttaaacgatttaccgttacttatacaactttttaccggtaaaaaaaatggtaacgttatcagctattcattaaattaacgttaattcaaaagtatcgttaaatcattttaacggtatttatattactatttaccggtaagcttgggtaacgttaaatggcagattatcctcatttatcgagcgagtatgcacgcgctaaattgATAACActcggtatcgttataataatgtgaattgggtaacgttaacaagccctacaatgtaaagtaaatttaccggtaaaaatagcggtaattaggtaacgttaaataatgttaagttatcaattaacgttaaattttaataccgaTACTAGGTATTgttatgatttttaccgttatttaacgttacctatagtgtgaatttggtaacgttaacaagccctggcttcgagtttcgaggttcatagtagccctgctggagctGACAGATGTCATTTCGTGAGTGACGTAAACGTAAACCATCGCCAGCCATTGCATTACGGATATTTGAAACTAATTTATCAGAACTTATTTACTAAAACATTGTCACGCAAGTACGCAAACATGAGCGAATTAGTTTGGGGCATCAAAAACGGCGATATAGATCAAGTTAAAGACATCATAGAAAACAAGGTTGGTATTGTTTCCTAATAGGAATGCAATCTTTGTTTTGGCTTGTGATTATTGGAATCTGCAGTCAGACTTGATGGCAAGAGAAAGCATTTAATTGCatatattaattattgtattctCAAATTTTACAATGAAACCTGATCAGTAGCTGCCGTCGCTGTAGCTGTTAGAGGGTTGACAAGGAATCATTCctaatgttattatttaaattgaacAATTTACAGTAAGTATCTTCTTAGACAAAAGATATAAATtgtaatgcaatttttttaacatatttaaaaCTTGGTGATCTTTCGCTTAACcgctttttttatgtattttgtattctcaaTACAAATAGTGATTTGGCATAAGTAAGGAATGGAGTGTATATGAATTTACTACCAATCCCCTAATAGAGGTCTGAGGCCCACAGGTTCAAAAACACTATTTTAGTGGTGTGTGTGTTAACAACAGTTAGCAACGTCACATATCTATTGATAAGAACCCATGCAAGTAAAGATTGTAGTAGGTATACTGCATGAGTCAGTTTAAATAgagatgttgacaccattaaaaaataattctaagataaaaccaataaaaaacgcctcattttagccctgaaaaccagattaaattaactgcaaaattagattttttgttgctttaaaacaaataaatagttagtttattgagtgtgcgaacaagtgacgttgttgtgttttgacagctcataaaaagcatgtcaattgattggtggtgtcaacatccctattcaaactttttacactgtaaacatttcagaaAATAGATGTCAATGCATTGCTTGATGGGCGAGTGCCGCTGCACTATGCTGCTGATTATGGCCAAACTGCTGTATTAAACTATCTTCTGGATAAAGGAGCAGATCCCAATGTAAGTTGCTAACTACCTTCATTATAAATTTAGCAACTGCTTAAAACAACCATACTTTTCACACACATTCCCTCTGATTTCATGTAGCCCAAAAAGAAAGGTCCCTGAAACTTGTACTGGTGGAGAGGAAAAAGTTTATAAGCTATACTTAAATGCcatctcattccgagaggaggcctgtgccctgcagtgggacgtatataggctgggatgatgatgatgatgatgaccttaaATGCACTTAATACTTATAAAAACTTTTCCTTTCCACAGTTGATTATTGCCATTGCCatacatttataacaaaatgtATGTAAGTGCATCAAATCAAAACAGCTTCATCtatttagttaattattttttgttgtgtttgcaattgtcaggacaaggtttgtatgaaagaaaatgtttcagaaattatataaataactgTGTGATAGAAAAGGCTTGCAGGTAAGATTTAGTCTCATTTTTCTCATTAGTACACACACTAATGAAGAACATGAGACCAAATAGCGCCAAAAGCCAGGACTCgcagaaagttatttaaaactaacaAAACCTAGTGTGTACAGGATACTTTAGTGCAGCCTAAAAAGATGTGCAGAATCTCAATTGACCTAATCATTAAGCAAACAAGATAATATTCAATCAGAACTGACTCATCCATCACATTCTTAACAATACATGATGGAACAATGGCAGTTTTGCAAACAGACAATTGTCTATTATATCAGACCTCCCAGCATGCCATTTTAATAATTGAGATAGGTTTCAgaagtatttttgttttctttagatatttttagtacaatacaCTATAATACTATGACTCTTGACTGAACACCACACAGTAAGCTTATACATGGCTGCAACTTGCATCTTGCAGAAACTTTCCACTTTCCATTATTGAAAGATTTTTAATTGGTTCAGCAGTTCCAGAGACTGTATTTGTTTGTATGccaacaaacaaatagacagaGTTTACCGCTTTATCATATAGACTACATATAGACAATAACATTTCCTtactataagttttttttataattgcagATGGTTGACAAACACGGAATTTCTGTAATACTGGCTGCTATTTGGGAGGGGCACACTGACTGTGTGAAGACATTACTTAaacatgtaagtattttaaattgagCTAGTACAACAAGTTAATCACATGATGCCTTAAAAATGAAGAGAGATATATAGTGGAGAAGAAACTCACTGCAAACCAATCAAAATGCAGTCAACAGTTTTGTCAAGCTGCTTTTAAAGTGTTCATACTGCAAACAATGAATAGCATGGTTTGCTTATCTCAAATTTGTTATCTGAATGTTTTCTAAACTCTAAAGAAACTACCTTATTCACCATATAAGAATTAATTCACTTACATTGATCAACTATAAAGTGTAGTTTGAGCTCTGAATGCAGAGGCGGCGCTAGGCCTAGGCGACGTGGGCCACCGCCCGCGGCCTCGCGGTCTGAGGGGCCTCGCGCTTTGAAAGTCTCTCGTTTTATTGCTCATTTAAACATccatatctaattttggtgtgCCATCAAAGGGCCTCGCAAAAGTGCCACCACTGTCTGAACACTTAGACTTCAGTTTGTGAAATGTACCCTAGGTACATTGTGAATAATTTTAGAAAGgtcattgcttatttttttacttatgctttttcttttaaatgataatgttaataaattCTTAACTATTTCATTAACAGGGTGCTTCTAAGAATGGCAAAACCCCAGATGGAACTCCGTATGTTGAAGCTGCTGAAAAAGAGGAGATCAAGGAATTGCTAACATAGGTCTTTATGATACGTCTCATGTGTGTAGCTCACACAAATATATACTACTAAGGGTTATCACTAGTTCCAAACGAACAATGAAGTAATTccgtaacatatttttaaatgcattTATTTAGATTGcgatgaattatttttataagctcAACATATGTTTATATAAaacatatgttttaattatgcGTCCAGTTAGTATGGTTTAGAATACAGTAGAAAAGGCCTGttctctaaattaaaaaaataaattatttaatgttaagGTTAAAACATATTCCATGAGAATAAGtaagatgtaattttttaatgctatatcaataaaactacaagatataacatttttttttattcaatgtaTCAAAATCTTTTGCACTCAGTAACACCAACACAATATACTTCCCTGGTGATAGTGCAAATCCACTTTATTTACCATACGTAAATGCCGCGTAGCTACGTGTAGTTTTTAAAGATGGGCCGAATGTGGTTGGAACCGAATACGAACTTCGGCCAAACATtcgggaaaaaataaaaaattcggcCGACCTTCGGTTCAATTACCTGCCTCTAATAGattttaaatacgagtagataGGGAAGAGATTATTAAATTTGATCGTTGAAAACacccttaaatattaaaaaaatactcaatgtttagtttgtgaaaattgtgaaccaaaaacttttttttaatacaatttacaAATTGTTTTCAAGATGTTTACTGAAAGAATAGGCactaagtttatttaaattttgtttcatATTTTACTGATAGATATGACAGACATactttctattaatttcagtcgaaatagtacaagtactagGCTCTTTTCTCTagtgccgaatgttcggcaaatAAACCGAATTTCGGCCGAATGCCAAAgttcggcccatccctagtaGTTTTATAGGGTATGGTTTTAACatcatatttgttttatttcaacgaatttggagtaaaaattataaattaaagtgtCAAGCATTATCTAATACTAGTTTTGCGGATTTGCACAATCTCCGATGATTTCACCTTATAGCTgccaaaacaaaattgactttttattttatacatacatataattcaTTGTTACTTAAATATCACATTAATGTATCTAACATTGAGTGAATtcaacaatttttattattattgtaggtacttactgtactgACCAGAATCAATAAAATTTACCGAACAATTATCGATGTACATAAATATCACACAAAATTagagtacttacttattattaaaaataaataatatttgcaacAACAAATTACAACAATACTGGCAAGTAAcaagtatcaaaataaaattttattacacttgaATTCCCAATTTTGATCATtacattttaattgttttaaaacttttcacttatttaaaaatagccCTCCTAACTTGGCagtacaatataattaaaataaaaactataattgagaaaattataatttataaaagaaCAGATGTGATTTATTCAACTTGGAGACTTAAAAATGTATACCAATAGCTATACCAATCTCCGTACCTGAGAAGCATAACACAGTGTTATGCTTCACAGGTACTCTTATGCTTACCACCATCAAAACAAGccataataaaactttttatattacAAGCACTTATTAAGGCCCTTTAGcagtcaaattaataaaattcaaaatatttaattttattctatatTGCCATCTGCTGTTATTATATGTATCATCCTGTAAAGGTGATTCACAAGTGAGACAGACATTACAGCAGTCTAAATACTAACAATCTGACTTACTGGCTCACTAGAAAATTATGTAACATTATGTAAACTACTAATAAGTAACATCAGTTGGCAAGAAAGTAAACTAGTGAGTTGCTACAGTAGTGTCCCTTTATACATAAACAACTGCATTACAATGCAGTGATGGACAAAGCAGCAGCCAAGTCTGGCCCGCCAAGGGTTTTAATCCAGCCTGCCGACATTCCTTCAAAGTgaatagtatatatatattttttattcaaataaattaatgttagaGATCTCCATCCCCTGTTGTGTactttctgtatttatttttagctgGTGGACAGTAACAAGCATTCTTCTGGGCGTCCAAGTAAGACTTGCAACCAAGAGTTAATGTGCCTGTGAAGAGCAACTTTGCTGCAGCTTTGCAACCtgtaatgcaaataaaatataatgaaaccTGTTAATGATAAGTAAATAATCATTTAACTGATCAATTAACATGCAGGCAGTTTATATGATTGTAATATAAGATGTACTTTTGGCAGTACGCCAGCTAGCTAACCATGAGTAATTTACATGAAATGATCATGGTTTGCTACTATAACTAttatacaaaaacataaaatatgaaTACCTACCTTTAGTTATTGTTTCTCCAGCAACATTAACTGATTTATATGATTCACAATAATTGTATAGGCATTTCTTGAACTCTACGTCACACACCTCTTTTCCACTGTTGCAAGTGTCATAACATATGTCGTGTGTATTGCAACATTTCGTCATTTGCTCAAGTGGCAAATATTCTGTTGAAATTTGAAACCCTAGTGACCCACAACCATCTGCCTTTGGAATATGATTTCTATTACGTACTGGTTTCTGGCCTGAAATTATAGTTTATCatgaattaataatataatatcatcatcatcatcccagcctatatatacgtcctactgccaTATTATaatatgtcaaaataaataacgttTTAAGCTACCATGAAAATTTAACTTTACCTTCAGGACAGGCAAAAATGCATTCCTCTTCAACTGCCGCATCAAATACCTCGTGTAATGACCGGAACTTTTCAGCGACTGTGATAGCATTACGGAATAAGTCACCAAACACCGATTCCGCGGATAATACAGCATCTTTTAAATTTCGTAACATGCTGGAGCCTACACCAGTATAGGCATAAGCAACGAATGTTAagatgtatataaatatttttctatatgGAATCTCCATTTTTAGTATTTCTACAGCTCAATGGAGTTTCAATTCAAATCACATTACTTCATAGCACGTAGTGGTTATATACTCCGC is a window of Choristoneura fumiferana chromosome 23, NRCan_CFum_1, whole genome shotgun sequence DNA encoding:
- the GXIVsPLA2 gene encoding phospholipase A2 group XII isoform X1, whose product is MEIPYRKIFIYILTFVAYAYTGVGSSMLRNLKDAVLSAESVFGDLFRNAITVAEKFRSLHEVFDAAVEEECIFACPEGQKPVRNRNHIPKADGCGSLGFQISTEYLPLEQMTKCCNTHDICYDTCNSGKEVCDVEFKKCLYNYCESYKSVNVAGETITKGCKAAAKLLFTGTLTLGCKSYLDAQKNACYCPPAKNKYRKYTTGDGDL
- the LOC141441314 gene encoding myotrophin-like, which encodes MSELVWGIKNGDIDQVKDIIENKKIDVNALLDGRVPLHYAADYGQTAVLNYLLDKGADPNMVDKHGISVILAAIWEGHTDCVKTLLKHGASKNGKTPDGTPYVEAAEKEEIKELLT
- the GXIVsPLA2 gene encoding phospholipase A2 group XII isoform X2, translated to MEIPYRKIFIYILTFVAYAYTGVGSSMLRNLKDAVLSAESVFGDLFRNAITVAEKFRSLHEVFDAAVEEECIFACPEGCKAAAKLLFTGTLTLGCKSYLDAQKNACYCPPAKNKYRKYTTGDGDL